A stretch of Rhododendron vialii isolate Sample 1 chromosome 4a, ASM3025357v1 DNA encodes these proteins:
- the LOC131322681 gene encoding uncharacterized protein LOC131322681, whose protein sequence is MEYVGKEDDLGAMFCPHQHRPRLSDAWKELIKSVGQLFVGGSEGFRDALRKYSIVHSFEFDFVKNETERVTAVCKVKSCKWNIHARLDKVSGCFYIKRYYNVHCCGVAGRTTKNCHANSSLISQLIKDDVRDKSKKRPVDVVDDLKEYYGVDVSYNRAWLAVQKAKSSAFGDYSDSFNQLQWYRNVVLNSDPTSVFDVEWDQTTNRFLRLFVAFDACVQGFKHCRPVLSVDATFLKARHMGCLMSASAKDGNAGLFPLCFGVVDSENNDNWLWFMEKLHGILDEDRRVFVFISDRHRGIKEGIAKVFPSSFHAYCLYHLKGNLRTALASTNVKYKESLIRVFSKCAYAPTVAKFNQHMGNLLKHGGAAVVHFLSELPNERWANVFFPGKRYGAMSSSLAECFNSWILKERELPVVDMVDRIRKKMMKSMCLRRERASKWDQVICPYGESRLEKLYDLVKTWKVIPSSADIFEVDTDPSVCVDIGRRTCSCCWWQLNGFPCCHAVCAIKYSGKDLNLYVERFFHVESYRQVYSKPIYPVASLLKGDVVDCGTSILPPLSKKPPGRPKKKRIRSNGEKVREMKCGRCGKMGNHNKLTCKEDLRPGF, encoded by the exons ATGGAATATGTAGGTAAAGAGGATGATTTGGGAGCTATGTTTTGCCCGCATCAGCATCGGCCAAGGTTGTCGGACGCGTGGAAAGAGCTTATTAAAAGTGTTGGTCAGTTGTTTGTCGGGGGTTCGGAAGGTTTTCGTGATGCATTGCGGAAATATTCAATTGTTCATTCTTTTGAGTTTGACTTTGTAAAGAATGAAACAGAGAGAGTGACTGCAGTTTGTAAGGTAAAATCTTGCAAGTGGAATATCCATGCTAGACTTGACAAGGTCAGTGGTTGCTTTTACATCAAAAGGTATTATAATGTTCATTGTTGTGGTGTTGCTGGGCGTACGACAAAGAACTGTCATGCTAATTCATCTCTGATTAGTCAATTGATAAAGGATGATGTTCGAGACAAGTCAAAGAAACGTCCTGTtgatgttgttgatgatttgaaGGAGTATTATGGGGTGGATGTGTCATATAATCGTGCTTGGTTAGCTGTCCAGAAAGCCAAGTCAAGTGCATTTGGAGATTATTCAGATTCTTTTAATCAACTGCAATGGTATCGTAATGTTGTTCTGAATTCGGATCCTACAAGTGTTTTTGATGTTGAGTGGGATCAAACCACAAATCGttttttgaggttgtttgtAGCATTTGATGCATGTGTACAAGGATTTAAGCACTGCAGGCCTGTTTTATCCGTTGACGCAACGTTCTTGAAGGCAAGGCATATGGGATGCTTGATGTCTGCTTCAGCTAAAGATGGTAATGCAG gTCTATTTCCATTGTGCTTTGGTGTGGTTGATTCTGAGAATAATGATAATTGGCTTTGGTTTATGGAGAAGTTGCATGGTATTTTGGATGAAGACAgaagggtttttgtttttatatctgACCGTCACAGAGGAATAAAAGAGGGTATTGCTAAGGTGTTTCCTTCAAGCTTTCATGCTTACTGTCTCTATCATTTGAAGGGTAACTTGCGTACTGCTTTGGCGTCCACAAATGTCAAGTATAAAGAGAGTTTGATCAGAGTGTTTTCAAAATGTGCTTATGCTCCCACTGTGGCAAAGTTTAATCAGCATATGGGTAATTTGCTGAAACACGGTGGTGCAGCTGTTGTTCATTTTCTGTCGGAGTTGCCTAATGAGCGCTGGGCAAATGTTTTTTTCCCGGGGAAACGTTATGGAGCAATGTCCTCTAGTCTAGCTGAGTGCTTTAACTCATGGATATTGAAAGAGCGTGAATTGCCCGTGGTGGATATGGTTGATCGtataaggaagaagatgatgaaatcAATGTGTttgaggagagaaagggcaagTAAATGGGATCAGGTGATTTGTCCTTATGGGGAGTCTCGGTTGGAGAAGTTATATGATTTAGTTAAAACATGGAAAGTGATTCCTTCAAGTGCTGATATATTTGAAGTTGACACGGATCCGTCTGTATGTGTTGATATTGGGAGGCGTACATGCAGTTGTTGTTGGTGGCAGTTGAATGGATTCCCTTGTTGCCACGCTGTCTGTGCTATCAAATATAGTGGTAAGGATTTGAACTTGTATGTAGAGCGTTTTTTTCATGTTGAGAGTTATCGTCAGGTGTATTCAAAACCAATTTACCCAGTTGCGTCATTGTTGAAAGGTGATGTGGTTGATTGTGGTACTAGTATTCTGCCACCATTGTCAAAAAAGCCTCCAGGGCGGCCTAAGAAGAAGAGGATTCGTTCGAATGGGGAGAAGGTTAGAGAAATGAAGTGTGGTAGGTGTGGGAAGATGGGGAATCATAATAAACTTACTTGTAAGGAGGATTTGAGGCCtggtttttag
- the LOC131322683 gene encoding intracellular protein transport protein USO1-like, with translation MMSQCKNSISILFIYLTGHEKTYTQDLKTSYEIRPRTLTMEEAGVITRSKTQPDRPATSLVSQSSQNPSQTQGKKRQRPKQEKVAKKRQRLTQQSESEPDSPIQTQKQTQQKKHQSPKQKKKAMKQESESESESQPDSPTQTQKQCTFRSNVIGTVGLLSKLNLNNAHLELLKQTPFWMLIDAIRKGKLAEKACMKHDKTILSIIQNYDTNDSKFLIGGKKVAITRNDIKLIFGIACGNKQIGDLNKKKSDVAFAKRRGIQEARIGSKKMKDMINEILSKKEESITEEDIQDVVRLVCMFICLTLFFSTSGVTIAWTYVHCMEKIEEIKDYDWAQSIAETLNTSMHKFHDKPRDATGCVVALMYWICEHTDLIARPKNEAIPRLLNWNTSDLKKRIDDFKDLSNLNITVYEEELQETCQEAQVYSMPHPEVVDDNDRGTISQMMQHTQSPQSPALRLDEIHLTEKQQPSPLVSTSSTEKQQAMFSQSQSGETMVPSTYQPLDSINFSQGLIKEHNQMGKFCDSLLENNDQVIIKDLQQQVQYIQNQKQILEQQNHGLQNDKDAMKNELEEMQKERDAMKEKLQKIVTMSNTMLQAQEQHKFLIEKTAVLEKDSDTMKNQLLEMEKERDSLEQKLQKMDTISNVLKKDRDEMEKQLLEMGKEMDEFEKQKHMMLEQFEIEKNKIKKALTMQVESLMTEKGQLQKYLSTTEQRQKAIIVQKDAEIRSLTNKLSLTSKLSIQPQHTKEPQKHLPVLETDSSLLTQRSEEAIHNITQTYTDQKIEQVVHEVTQLYAHAGKDSEEDNKDDNAKQRPRRQKMDDKYYYGSITKDGRKKEQIVLVESDKPQAEIKKLDDKIPPLGKKADIVLALLPDECQETIRKFWKLEEGCMHIWDCELDDLRIYQEDVRFLLCD, from the exons ATGATGAGCCAATGTAAAAACTCTATCTcaattttgttcatatatttaaCAGGGCATGAGAAGACTTACACACAAGATTTGAAAACTTCTTACGAGATCAGACCAAGAACACTAACAATGGAGGAGGCAGGAGTCATTACAAGATCGAAAACTCAACCTGACAGGCCAGCAACCTCCTTAGTTAGCCAATCATCACAGAACCCTTCGCAAACTCAGGGAAAGAAACGACAAAGACCAAAACAGGAAAAGGTCGCCAAAAAACGCCAAAGGCTTACCCAACAATCTGAATCTGAACCAGACTCCCCAATCCAGACCCAAAAGCAAACCCAACAAAAGAAACATCAGAgcccaaaacagaaaaagaaggcCATGAAACaagaatcagaatcagaatcagaatcacAACCAGACTCCCCAACCCAGACCCAAAAGCAATGCACATTCAGGTCCAATGTAATAGGAACAGTGGGGCTATTGTCAAAACTGAACTTGAACAATGCCCACTTAGAGCTCTTGAAACAAACACCTTTTTGGATGCTGATTGAtgccattaggaaaggtaagTTAGCGGAAAAAGCTTGCATGAAGCACGATAAAACCATCCTGAGTATCATTCAGAACTATGATACCAATGACAGCAAGTTCCTCATTGGTGGTAAGAAGGTTGCCATAACAAGGAATGACATCAAGCTAATCTTTGGAATAGCTTGTGGGAACAAACAAATAGGAGAtttgaacaagaagaaaagtgatgttgcatttgcaaaaagaagggGGATACAGGAGGCAAGGATTGGTAGTAAAAAGATGAAAGATATGATCAATgaaatactttcaaaaaaagagGAATCCATAACTGAAGAAGACATCCAAGATGTAGTCCGCCTTGTATGCATGTTCATTTGCCTGACGCTGTTCTTCTCCACATCAGGAGTCACCATTGCATGGACATATGTGCATTGCATggagaaaatagaagaaataaaagacTACGACTGGGCACAATCCATTGCAGAAACATTGAATACATCAATGCACAAGTTCCATGACAAACCAAGAGATGCAACAGGATGTGTGGTGGCATTGATG TACTGGATTTGTGAACACACGGATTTGATTGCACgaccaaaaaatgaagcaattccAAGACTACTAAACTGGAACACCTCAGACctgaaaaaaagaattgatgaTTTTAAAGATTTGAGCAATCTCAACATTACG GTAtatgaggaagaacttcaagaaacatGCCAAGAGGCTCAAGTCTACAGCATGCCACACCCAGAAGTTGTAGATGACAATGACAGGGGAACTATATCACAGATGATGCAGCATACACAATCTCCTCAAAGTCCGGCACTACGACTTGATGAGATACACTTAACTGAAAAACAGCAACCATCTCCTCTTGTGTCAACATCATCTACTGAGAAACAACAAGCAATGTTCTCACAATCACAATCAGGCGAGACTATGGTTCCAAGTACCTACCAACCTCTGGACTCCATTAATTTCAGTCAGGGCCTAATTAAAGAGCACAACCAGATGGGTAAATTCTGTGACAGCTTACTGGAGAACAATGATCAAGTTATCATCAAGGATCTCCAGCAACAAGTCCAATATATTCAGAATCAAAAACAAATACTTGAACAACAAAACCACGGACTGCAAAACGACAAGGATGCAATGAAAAATGAGCTGGAGGAAATGCAAAAAGAACGGGATGCAATGAAAGAAAAGCTGCAGAAGATCGTAACTATGTCCAACACAATGTTGCAGGCCCAAGAACAACACAAGTTCCTGATAGAGAAGACTGCAGTCTTGGAAAAGGACAGCGATACAATGAAAAATCAGCTgttggaaatggaaaaagaaagggacTCACTGGAACAAAAGCTGCAGAAGATGGATACAATCTCAAACGTTTTGAAAAAAGACAGGGATGAAATGGAAAAGCAGCTGCtggaaatgggaaaagaaatggatgaatttgaaaaacagaAACATATGATGCTGGAACAATTTGAAATtgagaagaacaaaatcaaaaaggcCCTTACAATGCAAGTTGAATCCctaatgaccgagaagggccaGCTGCAAAAGTATCTGAGCACAACTGAACAAAGGCAAAAGGCTATAATTGTTCAAAAAGATGCAGAAATACGCAGCCTAACCAACAAGCTTTCCCTCACCAGCAAGCTTTCCATCCAACCGCAACATACCAAAGAACCTCAAAAGCATTTACCGGTTCTCGAGACTGATTCCTCTTTGCTCACACAAAGAAGTGAGGAAGCAATACATAACATCACACAAACGTACACTGATCAGAAGATTGAGCAAGTGGTCCATGAAGTTACACAACTATATGCTCATGCAGGGAAAGATTCTGAAGAGGACAACAAAGATGATAATGCAAAACAAAGACCACGAAGGCAAAAAATGGATGACAAGTATTACTATGGTTCAATCACAAAGGATGGTcgcaaaaaagaacaaattgtcCTTGTCGAAAGTGACAAGCCACAAGCAGAAATCAAGAAACTTGATGACAAGATTCCTCCCCTAGGAAAAAAGGCAGACATTGTCCTTGCATTGCTACCTGACGAATGCCAAGAAACAATCAGAAAATTTTGGAAACTCGAGGAGGGATG TATGCACATATGGGATTGTGAATTAGATGACCTGCGCATATATCAAGAAGATGTGAGGTTTCTGCTATGTGATTGA
- the LOC131322679 gene encoding uncharacterized protein LOC131322679, giving the protein MYFSFSSDVCCFVIRCSFVVREEMQVDGVEQMRETENSLILFCKYNGLCAGIKLSRSSRIGDFMKILCGKFSELRRHSLQLFYAIRDHPSTMLYNDEDLEVMFAVADSIGLNCIEVTVVDSRGFG; this is encoded by the exons ATGTACTTTTCATTTAGTAGTGATGTATGTTGCTTTGTGATTCGTTGTAGCTTTGTGGTGCGTGAGGAGATGCAGGTTGATGGAGTCGAGCAGATGAG ggaaaCGGAGAAttcgttgattttgttttgtaaatacAATGGATTGTGTGCTGGAATAAAGTTGTCTCGGTCGTCGAGAATTGGAGATTTTATGAAGATATTGTGTGGCAAGTTTAGTGAGTTGAGAAGACACTCATTGCAACTCTTTTATGCTATACGTGATCATCCTAGTACCATGTTATATAATGATGAAGATTTGGAGGTGATGTTTGCTGTAGCTGATAGTATTGGATTGAATTGCATTGAAGTTACAGTAGTAGATAGTCGTGGTTTTGGATAG
- the LOC131323358 gene encoding uncharacterized protein LOC131323358, with protein sequence MPFVFNSFSSTFLGGDQNSANRALDVVRSKILNTRTILIPIYGSSHYTLLELDTIDQEWRFYNSIHRQGRRDKYCEATANLRKNVTNYINQQCKKKIKTSAKLVDNAPQQEPGSVDCAVVVAYIIRQKLMKKPIKSDLTKQQCLQMRADIVQAFVSDPKRSWTPEIYHNRMENLRLQKYYDDQELLEEKKKKA encoded by the exons ATGCCGTTTGTCTTCAACAGCTTTTCATCA ACCTTCCTTGGAGGTGATCAAAACTCAGCTAACAGAGCACTTGATGTCGTCCGCTCAAAGATTTTGAACACCAGAACAATCCTTATCCCAATATATGGTTCAAGCCATTATACTTTGCTTGAGCTAGACACCATTGACCAAGAATGGAGGTTCTACAACTCCATCCACAGACAAGGGAGAAGAGATAAATACTGTGAAGCAACTGCCAATCTG AGAAAGAATGTCACGAACTACATCAACCAACAATGCAAGAAGAAGATTAAAACCTCTGCAAAGCTCGTGGACAATGCACCACAACAAGAACCAGGCTC GGTTGATTGTGCAGTTGTTGTTGCCTACATCATTCGCCAAAAGCTAATGAAAAAACCAATTAAAAGCGACCTTACAAAGCAACAATGCCTTCAAATGAGAGCTGATATTGTGCAAGCATTTGTCAGTGACCCCAAGAGATCATGGACTCCAGAAATCTATCATAATAGGATGGAAAATCTCAGACTGCAAAAATATTATGACGACCAGGAGCTtcttgaagagaagaaaaaaaaggcataG